A part of Cryptococcus gattii WM276 chromosome G, complete sequence genomic DNA contains:
- a CDS encoding Siderophore iron transporter (Triacetylfusarinine C permease), putative (Similar to TIGR gene model, INSD accession AAW44421.1), whose translation MGFIQVLTNRRTGRATGITSASTTQVNTLDDNQTATPLESVGSTEEKKDVTPDEENVPPIAESGREVPDESAQRGVKNAEAITLTWSRTSLIIAYAFMFLLYFVNAFQSSITGNLSAYIVSDFSAHSLIPTIGIVSNVMSAATYMPLAKALNLWDRSYGFAFMTVLSTIGLILSATCKNIYVYCASQVFYSIGFVGMIFAIDVITADTSHLKDRGLAYAFTSSPYIITAFAGSAASEHFYESNWRWGFGTFAIVLPVVAMPLFLVLFFNKRKAQKAGLIVKMPSGRTFWQSVWYYIVEFDVLGVFLLAAGLVLFLLPFSIASSAADEWRQDYIIAMLVVGLVLLILFILAERFAAPRPFIPYRVVLSRGVIGAGLLDFTYQVAYYCWYDYFTSYLQVVFGTSISVAGYISSIFDIVSGVWLLVVGYAIRRTGYFRWLLMFSVPLYLLGEGLMIYFRKPGGHFGWIIFCQILVAFGGGTITICEQVSVLASASHNDAAAVLAFLGLFGYIGGAVGNSISGAIWTHTFPNALARYLPAEALPDLDTIYEDLDTQLSFPIGSATRTGIIEAYAEAQEKMLIAGTAVMALSLIWIFVIKNINVAKIAQVKGLLF comes from the exons ATGGGCTTCATCCAAGTCCTCACCAATAGGCGTACCGGTCGCGCTACTGGCATCACCAGTGCCTCAACCACCCAAGTCAACACTCTTGACGACAACCAGACTGCAACTCCCCTCGAATCGGTTGGCTCTacagaggagaagaaggatgttACTCCCGACGAGGAGAACGTGCCGCCAATAGCAGAATCTGGCCGAGAAGTCCCCGACGAGAGCGCTCAGCGAGGTGTGAAAAATGCGGAGGCTATCACTTTGACTTGGTCAAGAACCTCCCTCATTATTGCTTATGCCTT CATGTTTCTTTTGTACTTCGTTAATGCTTTCCAGTCGTCCATAACCGGTAACTTGTCCGCTTATATCGTCTCTGACTTCTCTGCCCACTCTCTTATTCCCACTATCGGTATCGTTTCCAACGTCATGAGCGCAGCCACCTACATGCCCCTCGCCAAGGCTCTGAACTTGTGGGACCGATCCTACGGTTTCGCGTTCATGACTGTTCTCTCTACTATCGGTTTGATCCTCAGTGCCACATGTAAGAACATTTACGTGTATTGTGCTTCCCAG GTGTTCTACTCTATCGGTTTCGTAGGTATGATCTTCGCCATCGATGTCATTACTGCGGACACTTCTCATCTCAAGGACCGAGGTCTTGCCTATGCCttcacttcttctccttACATCATCACCGCCTTTGCCGGTTCCGCCGCATCTGAGCACTTTTACGAGAGCAACTGGCGATGGGGTTTCGGTACTTTTGCCATCGTTCTTCCTGTTGTCGCTATGCCTTTGTTCTTAGTCTTGTTCTTCAACAAGAGGAAAGCTCAGAAAGCAGGATTAATAGTCAAGATGCCCAGCGGAAGGACTTTCTGGCAGTCAGTTTGGTACTACATTGTCGAGTTCGATG TCCTCGGTgtcttcctcctcgctGCCGGtctcgtcctcttccttctccctttctctattgcttcttctgctgCCGACGAATGGCGTCAGGATTACATCATTGCAATGCTTGTCGTCGGTCTAGTCCTCTTGATCCTTTTCATTCTCGCCGAACGGTTCGCCGCCCCCAGGCCTTTCATTCCTTACCGAGTTGTCTTATCTCGAGGTGTCATCGGCGCCGGTCTGCTCGACTTCACCTATCAGGTCGCTTACTATTGCTGGTACGACTACTTCACCTCTTACCTCCAGGTCGTCTTTGGTACCTCCATTTCTGTCGCCGGCTACATCTCCAGTATCTTCGACATTGTCTCTGGTGTGTGGTTGCTCGTTGTCGGTTACGCCATTCGAAGGACTGGTTACTTTAGGTGGCTCTTGATGTTCTCTGTCCCCCTCTACCTCCTCGGTGAAGGCCTTATGATCTACTTCCGAAAGCCTGGAGGACACTTTGGCTGGATCATCTTCTGTCAAATTCTCGTCGCCTTCGGGGGTGGTACCATCACTATTTGTGAGCAGGTCTCCGTCCTTGCCTCTGCCAGCCATAACGATGCCGCCGCTGTACTTGCCTTCCTCGGTCTTTTCGGTTACATTGGTGGTGCCGTCGGTAACTCCATATCTGGTGCCATCTGGACTCACACCTTCCCCAACGCTCTCGCCAGGTACCTTCCTGCCGAAGCTTTGCCCGATTTGGACACCATCTATGAGGATCTTGACACCCAGTTGAGCTTTCCTATCGGCAGCGCTACCCGCACCGGTATTATTGAGGCGTATGCAGAGGCGCAAGAAAAGATGCTAATTGCAGGTACTGCAGTGATGGCCCTGTCGTTGATTTGGATCTTTGTCATAAAGAATATCAATGTAGCAAAGATTGCCCAGGTCAAGGGCTTGCTCTTCTAG